From a region of the Candida albicans SC5314 chromosome 1, complete sequence genome:
- a CDS encoding uncharacterized protein (Protein of unknown function; Spider biofilm induced), with translation MVNLFNNSNNAFDALFNNVGTFAQNSTQGNNRNSNRNDIQVKELNKSNQHEIQVFNRSGYQNFKIEVVRQGGQLYLQIQSKVDRFERYFKLNTATEDINNIKSYIENDWLIVAVPFINKGTRSPQPKNVPEHPSKKQDKKQDKEQKQQNSRNNKRNKHNKNSKNSKSNKNSKSHRKNQSMPELRKFLERRKMIVIISLVY, from the coding sequence ATGGTGAACTTATTCAACAACTCAAATAATGCATTTGATGCccttttcaataatgttGGTACATTTGCACAAAACTCTACTCAAGGCAATAACCGAAATTCGAACAGAAATGACATTCAAGTGAAAGAGTTGAACAAGAGTAATCAGCACGAGATCCAAGTTTTTAACAGGAGTggttatcaaaattttaaGATTGAGGTAGTCAGACAAGGAGGTCAACTTTATTTGCAAATCCAATCAAAAGTAGATAGATTTGAGAGATATTTCAAGTTGAATACTGCAACTGAGGATATTAACAATATCAAGTCATATATCGAAAATGATTGGTTAATTGTTGCAGTTCCCTTCATAAATAAAGGAACTAGATCCCCGCAACCTAAAAATGTTCCGGAGCATCCATCTAAGAAACAAGATAAGAAACAAGATAAGGAGCAGAAACAGCAGAACAgcagaaacaacaaacgCAACAAACACAACAAGAACAGCAAAAACAGCAAAAGCAACAAAAACAGCAAAAGCCACAGAAAGAATCAAAGTATGCCAGAGttaagaaaatttttggaaagaagaaaaatgatAGTAATCATCCTGTTAGTTTATTAG